GTAGGCTGAGCGTACCACCGGAGAGCAGCGGGAGCGAGAAGTCGGGCGCCGGACGCCCCACCGGGGGGAGTCGATCGCCGGCTTGCCCCGCCCCTCCGCGGGGGAGCGGTGGGGCAAGCCGCGGCACGAGCACGAGCGCAATGCCGCCGGCGATCAGCAGGCCGCCGGCGAGAACCGCCAGCAGCGGGACCCGATTGGGGTGACCGGGGTCACGCGGGGCGTGCATGAATACCTTAGTAGGCGCGCGCGTAGTACACGACGTGCCGCGCCGCCGTTCCGCAGACGGGGCAGTTCCCCGTGGGAGGGGCGTCCGCGATCAGCCGCGGCGACGCTCCGCTGTCGCGGCGCAGGAGCTGCTCGCACTTTTCCGCGCCACACCACCCGATCCGCACGAACCCTTTCCGCGCCGCGATTGCGGCGACGAGGTCGTCGACGGTCGAGGCGAGCACGATGTGGCCTTCCAGATAGGCCTTCGCCCGCTGGAACAGCGCCTGCTGGACTTCCTCAAGCGCCGAGGTGACCGCCTCGACCAGGCCGGCGAGCATCACCGATCGGCGATCACCTCCCGCCCGGGGGATCAGGACGGCCTGCTGCTGCGCCAGATCGCGGGGTCCGAGTTCGATGCGCAGCGGGACACCCCGCATCTCCCAATCGTTGAACTTCCACCCGGGGGTGACCTCGACCCGTTCATCAAGGCGAACACGCACGAGCGGCCTTAGGCGCTCGACCACCGCGCGTGACTCCGCCAGTACGTCGTCCCGCGCCTTGCCGGCGAGGATCGGCACGACCACCGCCTGAATGGGGGCCACCCGGGGGGGGAGAACGAGACCTCGATCGTCCCCGTGTACCATGATCAGCCCGCCCACCATCCGCCAGCTCAGCCCCCACGATGTGGTGAAGACGAATTTTTCTGTGTTGTCGCTGTCGAGAAACTTGATGTCGAAAGCGCGGGCGAAGTTCTGGCCGAGGTTGTGGGAGGTCCCGGACTGTAACGCCTGACCGTCCGGCATCAGCGCCTCGATCGTATACGTGTGCAGCGCGCCCGGGAACTTCTCGCTCTCTGGTTTTCGCCCCCCCAGCACCGGGATCGCCAGGTCGGCTTCTACGAAATCGCGATACACCTCGAGCATCTGGCGCGCCTCGGCCTCGGCCTCCTCGGCGGTCCGATGGGCCGTGTGCCCTTCCTGCCACAAGAATTCCATCGTGCGGAGGAACGGGCGGGTGGCCTTCTCCCAGCGCACGACGTTGCACCACTGGTTGATCAGCACCGGCAGGTCTCGGTACGACCGGATCCAGCGGGCGTACATGTGGCCGATCGCGGTCTCCGACGTCGGCCGGACCGCCAGCGGCTCGGCGAGCTCTTCACCGCCGCCGCGGGTCACCCAGGCCACCTCCGGAGCAAATTTCTCCACGTGCTCGGCCTCGCGTTGCAGAAAGCTCTGGGGGATGAACAAGGGGAAATACGCGTTCACATGCCCCGTGGCTTTGAACCGGCGGTCGAGACCCTGCTGCATGAGCTCCCAAATCGTGTATCCGTACGGCCGGATCACTGTGCATCCTCGGACCGGATAGTAGTCCGCGAGCTCCGCTTTGAGGATGACGGCGGTGTACCAGTCCGCCAGGCGCTCCTTGGAGGGGATCTCCTTGACGAACCCACTCTCCTCGGTGGGTTGGGACGCCGAGGGTTGGACCATATCACCGCGCCTCCCATCAGGCCGGGAGCCTCCGCGTCCGCAAGGGACGGGAGGCTCCCGGAACACTACGCGCTCCCTACGACCCGACGCCCGGGCAAGGGAGCCCTCATCGTCTCGCCGGCATTCTAGCACGCGTTTCGCGGAACCGTCAAACGCAGGCCGGCCGATCGCTACTTCCGAACGGCGGACGGCGAGGGCTTCTCGATCGGCACCCCGACGAGACTCCCCCATTCCGTCCACGATCCGTCGTAGTTGCGGACGGTGGGGTAGCCCAGAAGGTACTTCAGGGTGAACCAGGTATGCGATGATCGTTCGCCGATCCGGCAGTAGGCAATGATTTCCTTGTCGGGAGTGATCCCCTTTCCCTGGTACAGCGTCCTGAGCTCGTCCGCCGGCTTAAAGGTCCCATCCTCGCGCACGTTCTGAGTCCAGGAGATGTTTTGCGCGGTGGGGATATGGCCGCCACGCTGCGCCCCTTCCTGCGGGTAGGCGGGCATCGCAATGAGCTCACCGGTGAACTCCTGCGGTGACCGCACGTCCACCAAGGCGACGGCGGGTTTGCCGAGACGCTCGAGGACCTGATCCCGAAACGCCCGGATGCTGAGATCCGCTTCCCGCGCCCGGAACGCCGTCCGGGGGAAGGTGGGGACCTCGATGGTCAACGGGCGGCCCTCGGCGATCCATTTCCCCCGCCCGCCGTTGAGGATCTTCACACGCTCAGCCCCGTAGATCTTAAACAGCCAGAACGTGTAGGTCGCAAACCAGTTGTTCTTGTCGCCGTACAAGACCACCGTCGTGTCGTTCGCGACCCCCTGCGCCCCGAGCAACTGCTCAAACTGCGCCTTGCTCACCCAGTCACGACGGACCGGATCCTGCAACTGCGTCTGCCAGTTGAAGTGAACGGCCCCGGGAATGTGCCCCTGGCCGTACAGGGTCAGGTCCTCTGAGACTTCGACGACTCGAACCGCGGGATCGCCCAAATGTTCGCTGACCCACCCCGTGTCCACCAGGATATCGGGGTTCGCGTACGCTTCCGGCATGGATCTCCCTCCTCACACATCGCTGGAATATGCGGCACGTTGGTGCTTTGGAATCGCGGAGGCCGCGCTGACTGAAGACCCGGTGTCGACGAGGGGAAGGGCGGCGAATCAGAGCCCCCCGACGAAGGCTAGAGCGGCCTCCGCTCGGGACAGATGCACTGGCGAGGCAGATGTGGGATTCGCATCGGCGACTCCTCCTCTTCTAACATTCGAAGAAGGAAGGTGTCAAGAGCCGGCTGCCGCCCCCAGATTGTGCGTGTAGCGCTGCGTGACATAGGCGGCGTATGTTCCGTACGTCAAGAGTTCTCCGTGCGCGAGGTTGGGAATGCTGCTGACCGCATACTGCAGCGTGAAGGCAACCGAGGACAGGGCCAGGATCGCGCCCGTCACCACCCCAAATCCAACCCCCAACAGGATCGTGTCCATGTCCTCACCCCTGTCGATCGCCGCTTATCCCGACCCCTGCACCCCTCCGCAACCCCCCATCCGCCCGAGCGCCGCCTCCCCGACGGGTCGATGGGAAGGGATCCGGCCCGCGAATGCACGAGGCTTCCCCCCGCTGCCAGAATAGCCTGACATCGAGAGGAAGCCTCGCCGTCTCACATCGTCACCTCGCGTCCGCTATTCGCGAAGCCACGCTGCGCCTGCTATGGAATTGTGGCTGTGCCCGCCCGGACGACCGAGCCGGTCGATCCCTGCCCCGCTAGGCGGGGGCCTTCTCGTTCAGCAGATCCGTCGAGAACGGGAGCACGCCTGGGATCAACCACTTCGTCCACATGTCGTCGATCTTTGCCTGGAAGTAGTCGATGTCGTCGTCGGTGAAGTGAGCGAACCGCCCCTGCTTCAGAAGGTAGTCCCGCACCGGAAGCCGCTTTTGCCGGCCCTCCACGATTCCCCGGCTCTTCCCGTACAGACGAAGCTTGTGATTTTCCACGTCGTAGAGGGGCCAGATGCCGGTCAGGACCGCGAGTTCACCCAGCTCATGGGAGAGCATCGGATCATAATCCCACCCCTTGGGACACGGGTCGATGGAGTGAATGAAGGTCGGCCCGCCGATGCTGAGCGCTTTCCGTACCCGATTCATGAAGTCCACGGCATAGCTGGCACAGACCGTGCCGACGTACCGGCATTCCGGATGGCCGGCGGCCAGCATCGCCGCCACATTCTTCTTCCAGCGTTTGTGGAGGATTCGCTTGACCTTGCCGGAGGGGCTGAACGTCGTCACCGCCCCGTACGGCGTGCTGCCCGAGGCCTGGATGTCGGTGTTCGCGTACGACTCGTTGTCGTAGAGGAGTATCAGGTGGTTGTAGTCCATGTGCTGCAGGGCGCCGGAGATCGCAGACAGGCCCATGTCGGCGCCGCCGCCGTCGCCGCAGAAGGAGATCACGTTGATCGGCTCCCGCTTGATCTTGCCCTTGCGCATGAGGGCCCTGAAGGCCGCGGCCGTTCCGACCGCCGCTGAACCCGAGGAGCCGAGTTGGGTGTGCATCCAGGGCACGACCCATGATGTGCTGTAATAGGTCGTGTTCGCGACGTACATGCACCCCGTGCTGCCGAGGACCACGGTACGGGGGCCGGCGGCCTTGACCATCAGCTTCATGACCAGGGCGGACTCGCAGCCCTGGCAGGTGCGGTGGCCCGACGTGAAATACTCCTCCAGCGGCGCCTTCTTGACGCCCTTGATCGGCTCCAGGACGGGAACCGGTGCGTCCAACATCGCGATCTCAGGGGTATCCATCGCTCATCGCCTCCTAGGTTCGCACGCCGATCCACAGGGTGTCCGACGGCGCCTTGCCGGCCTCCGCCGCCTTGCGGGTATGGTCGATCATCTCCCGAACGCCGGGAATCGTCACCTCGCGGCCGCCGAGCCCGATGATGAAGCTGACGACGGGCGGGCGCTTCGGCTGATTGTACAACGTCGCCCGGATCTCGTTGGCGAGCACCCCGCTGTTGAAGGGGGAGCCCATGGAAAAGTCCCGGTCGATCACCCCGACCGCCTTGAACCGCGACAGGAGCGCACCGAGCCGTTCGTAGTCGAACGGGCGGAACCAGCGGATGCGCACGAACCCGACCTTCTGTCCCTGCTCGCGCAGCTTCCGCACCACCACTTTCACCGGCATGGACAGCGTCCCCATGCCGACCAGAACCAGTTCGGCGTCGTCGGTGCGGTACTCTTCGAAAAATGGGTTGCCGTCCCCCCGACCGAAGATCCGGCGGAAGTCCTTGTACGCCTCCTCGACCACGCCGCGGGCGTTCCGCATCGCCTGATCGGTCTGCCGCCGGATCTCCATCAGCCAGTCCTCGTTGACCTGGGGGGCGATGGTGATCGGGTTGTCGGGGTGAAAGCGAAGGTCCCCCCGGTTGTACGGAGGCAGGAACTCGTCGACCCAGGTCTTGGGGGGGATCTTCACCAGCGACTGGGAGTGGGTGAGAAACGCCCCGTCTGTGCTGATCGCGCACGGCAGGAAGACACGACGGTCCTCCGCGATGCGATAGGCGAGCAACGTGGTGTCGAGCGCTTCCTGGGCGGTGTCGACCCAGACGTGCATCCACCCGAGATCCCGCGCGGCAAGCGCGTCGTTGTGCTCCGTCCCGAATGCCCCGGGATCGTCCAGGGCCCGATTCCCCACCATCGCCAGCAAGGGGATGCGCAGAGCCGGGGTCACGGCGATGGCCTCAAACGCATAGCACCAACCGACTCCGCTCGAGCCGCACATCGCACGGGCGCCGACGGCCCCGGCGTGCTTGGCGATTTCGAACTGACTGTGCTCGCTCTCGGCAACGATGTACTCGGCATCCTGCTCGCCGTTGGCGATCTGTTTGGCCACGTACTGCATCAACGTATCGTACGGCCGGATGGGATACGCGGTCAGCACGTCCACATCCGCGAGCCTGGTGGCAACCGCGACCGCCTCGCTTCCGCTGATCAGCGCTTCCTGCTCGGCTTCTGCGATCCGGACCGCGGTCGCCGAATCGGCATCCATTAGTCCTCACCCCCCGGTGTCCCCGTGCCTTGTTTCGTCACCTGCTCCTCGTACAACCCCCGGTAGCGGAACCCGTGCGACCGCTCGGATCGAACCTTGATCTTCGATTCCACCCAGGCTTTGTAGGCACCCTTGTCCTGCTTGAACTGTTCCCACTGGCTCTTGTTGTTGTCGAAGGCCGCCTCGTTGACCATGGTGATGCACTGGTCGACCGGGCAGACCGCCTCGCAGACTCCGCAGCCGCAGCAGGACTCGGCGTTCAGGTCGTACGTCCCGTCGGGCATGACGTCGAAGCACGAATCGGGGCACTGCAGCCAGCACAGCGTGCACTTGATGCACTTGTCGAAATCGACAACCGGCCGCATCGTCCGGGTGGAGAACTTCTTGAAGTAGGGATTCCGCGCCGGCCGGTAGCCGCCGATCTCGTCCCCATACTTGATCGGCTCCCCGAGCTTGATCGCATCGATCGTGACGCCTTCCCGCATCTTGGTCCAGCCGGGCATGTCGAACCGGTAGGGGACCTCAGGGTTCCCCTCACCCGGCTTCACGGTGCGTACCGTCGTCTGGTCGTACGCCCGGCGCGCCGACCGAACTTTGAGATCGTCCCGCCACTCATCCTGGATCGCGGCGGTGATGCTGTCGAGGCTCACCAGTTCCGGGCACACCTTCGGAAGCGCCCCCAGGATCCGGACGTCGGTGTGGTCGTCCTTATACACCCACAGCCCAGAAAAGCTCGGGATCGCCGGGAGCACCGCCAGGCGGTAGGGGTGGGTCTTGGTGTGGCAGAACTTGATCAGTTCCTCCGCGGGGAGCGTCGAGGTCACCACCAGCGTGCCGTTCTCGCGGATCTTCTGATTGATCGGCTGGAGGCCGTACCAGGCCCAGGATTCCACGCCCTTGCACATCATGTCGTCCACGTTGACCGTAACGTCGGTCTGCTCCGGCTCGTACTGGGCCATGCTGAGCTGCAGTTCTTCCTCGTCCGGAGCCACGATCGCAAAGTTCTTCGCCGGGATCCCGTTGCGCTCGGGTGAATCCCCATACCGGCCGAAAGCGGTCCCAATCTTCCCTTCCTTGCGCGCCGCCAAGACGATCCCGCGGCAGATATTCTTCGCCAGGGTCTTCTGGAAGATCCCCCGGTAGACTACCTCCACCGAGATGGTACGTGCCATCCCCCACCTCCTGCCGGGCTCACGCCCCGGCTGCGGACCTCGCCCCGGTGCCTGCTCCAGCGCCCGGCGCACGTCCTGCCTTCTCACCGCCCGCGGAGCGGTCTCCACGTGCGGCCTGACCATCTGCATCCTCTCGCCTCAGCGGGGAGAAGAGGATCTGCTCGATCTCCTCGATGTGGAGCCGCATTTCGGCCGCGGCCGCCTCTGGATCCCGACTACGGATCGCGTCAAGGATCCGGCGGTGGCCGTTCAGCGACTTCCCGGCACGTCCGGGTCCCTGCAGCGAGCGGGCCCGGCTGTCTTTGAGAAGATCCATCACCACATCGATGACCCGCAGAACCACCTGGTTCTTCGCAGCGGTGGCGATCCGATAGTGAAACTCGTTGTCCTCGGCGATGGCGATCTCTCCGACTCGAACCCGCTCGGCCTGTCGGGTCAGGATCTCATCCATGGCCTCCAGGTCCTCGGCGGTGGCGCGCAGCGACGCCGCTCTGGCCAACGGGGGCTCGAGCATTTTGCGCATGTCGAAGAGATCGGCGGTGAGGTCTTTGGACGCGGCGAGCGCGTCGGCAAGGGGGCTCACGATCGCGTCAATGGGAATCTGCTTGACGATCGTCCCCTCACCTGGTCGGGGCTCGACCAACCCCCGCATCTCGAGCACGCGGATGGCGTCGCGGACCGACGTACGGCTCACCCCGAACATCTCGGCCAGTTCACGCTCGGGGGGCAGGTGGTCCCCCGGCTCCAGCCGACCCTCGGCGATCAACCGATGGATTTGAGACGCCACCTCGGCATAGACCTTGGTGCGTCGCACCGGTTCAAGATCATCGCGGATCGGCTTGCCCGTGTCCTGAGAGATCGACGCGTCCCCCGGACCGGCCGTGGGGCCGGTTAGTCAGTGCTGGCCCAATGGTTGGACCAATGTTCGCGTAAAGTATAGGAACTTAAATGGAGGTGTGTCAAGAGCCTCCAGGGTCTGAGATGGGGCCCGAAGACGCTAGGGGGCCCTCCGATTGAGTGGTCAAACGTTTGGATGGCCGGATTGCTCTAAAAAGCCAGACGGGGGTGCCTCAACGACGCCACCCCCATCAGAACCCCCCTGAGACTCGAAGGTTTGGGGATCGCGGGAAATCCGGCCGGGGAAGGTCGTTGCCGCCGTTGCGCCGCATGAATCCCGTGTTTGGTCATGCCCCCCCGTGGCGGTCGGCCGCCTCCGGCCTGACCACCGGCACGGCGAGCCCGGCCGCCGGCAGACGGGATTCCACCGCCTCCGGGGCATACCGGCGGAGAAGGTCTAGTCCGAGCTTGGCTCGCCTGACCCGCTCACGCGACAAGGCGATCGCGGTGTGCTCCAGATGCCCTCCGGAGGGATAGAGATTCGGGGCATTCCGAAGGCCAAATTTGACATAGATGGGCGCGGCCACGCGGACCAGTTCCGGAATCTCGTAGTGTCGCACGAATCCTCCAATATCGTCCGGCGCCTCGACGTACACGTCGAGCGGGATCTCGACGGCCTGCCGTATCGCAGCGATCTGGGCGAGGGTAAGGTCCGTGGGGATGTTGAACGTGTTTGCGCCCAACCGTTCCATCAGTCTGATCGCCGCGGGGTTGGCCGATCCCATCATCACGCTGATCTTGAACTGCATCTCCTGCGGGACCTCGCCCGCCCGGCGCATTTCATCGGCGACCCACAGCGCCCCCTCGTCGGCCAAGAGCACGCTTCGAATCCCGAGCCGCGACGCCCGCCTAACGTCCTCCAAACAATAGACGAGCTGGTCTTGCCCCCGCAGTCGCGACGCAACCACCCTCCCCCCGCTGGAAACGGCCATGGCGCCGACATCCCAAGCCGCATGCGGGCGGGCGAAGAGG
The sequence above is drawn from the bacterium genome and encodes:
- a CDS encoding U32 family peptidase; its protein translation is MKETRAFLGRLGLPEGDAHTLPTSAKRFADGAQYRVEIPSTEGPRALEAILEEADRLGVTIHRVSQGSGVMLQTDDEILAMARLAAARNMEVSLFARPHAAWDVGAMAVSSGGRVVASRLRGQDQLVYCLEDVRRASRLGIRSVLLADEGALWVADEMRRAGEVPQEMQFKISVMMGSANPAAIRLMERLGANTFNIPTDLTLAQIAAIRQAVEIPLDVYVEAPDDIGGFVRHYEIPELVRVAAPIYVKFGLRNAPNLYPSGGHLEHTAIALSRERVRRAKLGLDLLRRYAPEAVESRLPAAGLAVPVVRPEAADRHGGA
- a CDS encoding 4Fe-4S dicluster-binding protein, which codes for MARTISVEVVYRGIFQKTLAKNICRGIVLAARKEGKIGTAFGRYGDSPERNGIPAKNFAIVAPDEEELQLSMAQYEPEQTDVTVNVDDMMCKGVESWAWYGLQPINQKIRENGTLVVTSTLPAEELIKFCHTKTHPYRLAVLPAIPSFSGLWVYKDDHTDVRILGALPKVCPELVSLDSITAAIQDEWRDDLKVRSARRAYDQTTVRTVKPGEGNPEVPYRFDMPGWTKMREGVTIDAIKLGEPIKYGDEIGGYRPARNPYFKKFSTRTMRPVVDFDKCIKCTLCWLQCPDSCFDVMPDGTYDLNAESCCGCGVCEAVCPVDQCITMVNEAAFDNNKSQWEQFKQDKGAYKAWVESKIKVRSERSHGFRYRGLYEEQVTKQGTGTPGGED
- a CDS encoding thiamine pyrophosphate-dependent enzyme: MDTPEIAMLDAPVPVLEPIKGVKKAPLEEYFTSGHRTCQGCESALVMKLMVKAAGPRTVVLGSTGCMYVANTTYYSTSWVVPWMHTQLGSSGSAAVGTAAAFRALMRKGKIKREPINVISFCGDGGGADMGLSAISGALQHMDYNHLILLYDNESYANTDIQASGSTPYGAVTTFSPSGKVKRILHKRWKKNVAAMLAAGHPECRYVGTVCASYAVDFMNRVRKALSIGGPTFIHSIDPCPKGWDYDPMLSHELGELAVLTGIWPLYDVENHKLRLYGKSRGIVEGRQKRLPVRDYLLKQGRFAHFTDDDIDYFQAKIDDMWTKWLIPGVLPFSTDLLNEKAPA
- the proS gene encoding proline--tRNA ligase — encoded protein: MVQPSASQPTEESGFVKEIPSKERLADWYTAVILKAELADYYPVRGCTVIRPYGYTIWELMQQGLDRRFKATGHVNAYFPLFIPQSFLQREAEHVEKFAPEVAWVTRGGGEELAEPLAVRPTSETAIGHMYARWIRSYRDLPVLINQWCNVVRWEKATRPFLRTMEFLWQEGHTAHRTAEEAEAEARQMLEVYRDFVEADLAIPVLGGRKPESEKFPGALHTYTIEALMPDGQALQSGTSHNLGQNFARAFDIKFLDSDNTEKFVFTTSWGLSWRMVGGLIMVHGDDRGLVLPPRVAPIQAVVVPILAGKARDDVLAESRAVVERLRPLVRVRLDERVEVTPGWKFNDWEMRGVPLRIELGPRDLAQQQAVLIPRAGGDRRSVMLAGLVEAVTSALEEVQQALFQRAKAYLEGHIVLASTVDDLVAAIAARKGFVRIGWCGAEKCEQLLRRDSGASPRLIADAPPTGNCPVCGTAARHVVYYARAY
- a CDS encoding FadR/GntR family transcriptional regulator: MRRTKVYAEVASQIHRLIAEGRLEPGDHLPPERELAEMFGVSRTSVRDAIRVLEMRGLVEPRPGEGTIVKQIPIDAIVSPLADALAASKDLTADLFDMRKMLEPPLARAASLRATAEDLEAMDEILTRQAERVRVGEIAIAEDNEFHYRIATAAKNQVVLRVIDVVMDLLKDSRARSLQGPGRAGKSLNGHRRILDAIRSRDPEAAAAEMRLHIEEIEQILFSPLRREDADGQAARGDRSAGGEKAGRAPGAGAGTGARSAAGA
- a CDS encoding sulfurtransferase, coding for MPEAYANPDILVDTGWVSEHLGDPAVRVVEVSEDLTLYGQGHIPGAVHFNWQTQLQDPVRRDWVSKAQFEQLLGAQGVANDTTVVLYGDKNNWFATYTFWLFKIYGAERVKILNGGRGKWIAEGRPLTIEVPTFPRTAFRAREADLSIRAFRDQVLERLGKPAVALVDVRSPQEFTGELIAMPAYPQEGAQRGGHIPTAQNISWTQNVREDGTFKPADELRTLYQGKGITPDKEIIAYCRIGERSSHTWFTLKYLLGYPTVRNYDGSWTEWGSLVGVPIEKPSPSAVRK
- a CDS encoding pyruvate ferredoxin oxidoreductase, whose product is MDADSATAVRIAEAEQEALISGSEAVAVATRLADVDVLTAYPIRPYDTLMQYVAKQIANGEQDAEYIVAESEHSQFEIAKHAGAVGARAMCGSSGVGWCYAFEAIAVTPALRIPLLAMVGNRALDDPGAFGTEHNDALAARDLGWMHVWVDTAQEALDTTLLAYRIAEDRRVFLPCAISTDGAFLTHSQSLVKIPPKTWVDEFLPPYNRGDLRFHPDNPITIAPQVNEDWLMEIRRQTDQAMRNARGVVEEAYKDFRRIFGRGDGNPFFEEYRTDDAELVLVGMGTLSMPVKVVVRKLREQGQKVGFVRIRWFRPFDYERLGALLSRFKAVGVIDRDFSMGSPFNSGVLANEIRATLYNQPKRPPVVSFIIGLGGREVTIPGVREMIDHTRKAAEAGKAPSDTLWIGVRT